A stretch of Shinella zoogloeoides DNA encodes these proteins:
- a CDS encoding RNA methyltransferase: protein MAGTNSERTLIAEGPAIILVHPQLGENIGMVARAMANFGLAELRLVNPRDGWPSEKAISAASKADHVIEAAKVYPSLEAAVADLEFVYATTARDRYGYKEVRSPVVAADDLRSRFRIGQKTGILFGRERTGLTNEEIALADELVTFPVNPAFASLNLAQAVLLMSYEWMKSGLASVEDTPFDALPQRPAKKEELQGLFDHVEETLDARGYFRPAEKKPKLVENLRAILTRPSFTGTEIQVLRGIISCLDRFTRESPRGATNPNRTRNRRPKVPRDDE from the coding sequence ATGGCAGGCACGAACAGCGAACGCACGCTGATCGCCGAAGGACCGGCGATCATCCTCGTTCATCCGCAACTCGGCGAGAATATCGGCATGGTGGCGCGCGCCATGGCGAATTTCGGATTGGCGGAACTGCGCCTCGTCAATCCGCGTGACGGCTGGCCGAGCGAGAAGGCGATCTCAGCCGCCAGCAAGGCCGATCACGTCATCGAGGCCGCCAAGGTCTATCCCTCGCTGGAGGCGGCGGTCGCTGATCTCGAATTCGTCTATGCGACGACGGCGCGCGACCGCTACGGCTACAAGGAAGTGCGCTCGCCGGTGGTTGCCGCCGATGATCTGCGCAGCCGCTTCCGGATAGGGCAGAAGACCGGCATCCTCTTCGGCCGCGAACGCACGGGCCTCACCAATGAGGAGATCGCGCTTGCCGACGAACTGGTGACCTTCCCGGTCAACCCTGCCTTCGCTTCGCTGAACCTCGCGCAGGCCGTCCTCCTCATGAGCTACGAGTGGATGAAGAGCGGCCTTGCCTCCGTCGAGGACACGCCCTTCGACGCGCTGCCGCAGCGGCCCGCCAAGAAGGAGGAGTTGCAAGGCCTGTTCGATCACGTCGAAGAGACGCTGGATGCGCGCGGTTACTTCCGGCCCGCCGAAAAAAAGCCCAAACTGGTGGAGAACCTGCGCGCCATCCTGACGCGTCCTTCCTTCACCGGCACGGAGATCCAGGTGTTGCGCGGCATCATATCTTGCCTCGATCGCTTCACGCGGGAATCGCCGCGCGGCGCAACCAATCCCAACCGTACCCGCAACCGCCGGCCCAAGGTTCCCCGTGACGACGAATAG
- a CDS encoding NADP-dependent isocitrate dehydrogenase — translation MAKIKVANPVVELDGDEMTRIIWQFIKDKLIHPYLDIDLEYYDLGMENRDATDDQVTIDAANAIKKHGVGVKCATITPDEARVEEFKLKKMWKSPNGTIRNILGGVIFREPIICKNVPRLVPGWTKPIIVGRHAFGDQYRATDFKFPGKGKLTMKFVGEDGKEIEYDVFDAPSAGVAMGMYNLDDSITEFARASFNYGLQRKVPVYLSTKNTILKVYDGRFKDIFQQVFDAEFADKFKEAKIWYEHRLIDDMVASALKWSGGYVWACKNYDGDVQSDIVAQGFGSLGLMTSVLMTPDGKTVEAEAAHGTVTRHYRQHQKGEETSTNSIASIFAWTRGLAHRAKLDGNTELAKFSETLERVCVETVESGFMTKDLALLIGPDQPWLSTTGFLDKIDENLKKAMTA, via the coding sequence ATGGCAAAGATCAAGGTCGCCAACCCCGTCGTCGAACTCGACGGCGACGAGATGACGCGCATCATCTGGCAGTTCATCAAGGACAAGCTGATCCATCCCTACCTGGATATCGACCTCGAATACTACGACCTCGGCATGGAAAACCGCGACGCCACCGACGACCAGGTGACGATCGACGCGGCCAACGCCATCAAGAAGCACGGCGTCGGCGTCAAGTGCGCCACCATCACGCCGGATGAGGCCCGCGTCGAGGAATTCAAGCTGAAAAAGATGTGGAAGTCGCCGAACGGCACGATCCGCAACATCCTCGGCGGCGTCATCTTCCGCGAGCCGATCATCTGCAAGAACGTGCCGCGCCTCGTTCCGGGCTGGACCAAGCCGATCATCGTCGGCCGCCACGCCTTCGGCGACCAGTACCGCGCCACCGACTTCAAGTTCCCCGGCAAGGGCAAGCTGACGATGAAGTTCGTCGGCGAGGACGGCAAGGAAATCGAATACGACGTCTTCGACGCGCCGTCCGCCGGCGTCGCCATGGGCATGTACAACCTCGACGATTCGATCACCGAATTCGCCCGCGCCTCGTTCAACTACGGCCTGCAGCGCAAGGTGCCGGTGTATCTGTCCACCAAGAACACCATCCTCAAGGTCTATGACGGCCGCTTCAAGGATATCTTCCAGCAGGTCTTCGACGCCGAATTCGCCGACAAGTTCAAGGAAGCCAAGATCTGGTACGAACACCGCCTGATCGACGACATGGTCGCCTCGGCGCTGAAGTGGTCCGGCGGCTATGTCTGGGCCTGCAAGAACTATGACGGCGACGTGCAGTCCGACATCGTGGCCCAGGGCTTCGGCTCGCTCGGCCTGATGACCTCGGTCCTCATGACGCCGGATGGCAAGACGGTCGAAGCCGAAGCCGCGCACGGCACGGTGACGCGCCACTACCGCCAGCACCAGAAGGGCGAGGAAACCTCGACCAACTCCATCGCCTCGATCTTCGCCTGGACCCGTGGCCTTGCCCACCGCGCCAAGCTGGACGGCAACACCGAGCTGGCGAAGTTCTCCGAGACGCTGGAACGCGTTTGCGTGGAAACGGTCGAGTCCGGCTTCATGACCAAGGACCTCGCGCTCCTCATCGGTCCCGACCAGCCGTGGCTCTCCACGACGGGCTTCCTCGACAAGATCGACGAGAACCTCAAGAAGGCCATGACGGCCTGA
- a CDS encoding glutathione S-transferase family protein, with product MADELIFYSNPMSRGRIARWMLEEAGAPYRVEWLAFEGSIKSPDYLAINPMGKVPAIRHGKTVVTEAAAICAYMADAFPEAGLAPPTNQRGDYYRWLFFAAGPLEMAVSVKAFGLAVPKERERSIGSGSYESVMDTLAYAVTRHPYITGDLFTAADVYVGSHISWGLQFGTLEARPEFTAYWDRLKDRPAYLKAKALDDEEMHRQLAAAKG from the coding sequence ATGGCCGACGAACTGATATTCTACAGCAACCCCATGTCGCGCGGCCGCATCGCCCGCTGGATGCTGGAGGAAGCAGGCGCGCCCTACCGCGTCGAATGGCTGGCTTTCGAAGGCTCGATCAAGTCGCCCGACTATCTCGCGATCAACCCGATGGGCAAGGTGCCTGCCATCCGCCACGGCAAGACGGTCGTCACCGAAGCCGCCGCGATCTGCGCCTATATGGCGGACGCCTTCCCCGAGGCGGGCCTTGCGCCGCCGACAAACCAGCGCGGGGATTACTATCGCTGGCTCTTCTTCGCGGCCGGGCCGCTGGAAATGGCCGTTTCCGTCAAGGCCTTCGGGCTGGCGGTGCCGAAGGAGCGCGAGCGCAGCATCGGCAGCGGCAGCTACGAATCGGTGATGGACACCCTCGCCTACGCCGTCACGCGCCATCCCTACATCACCGGCGACCTCTTCACGGCGGCCGATGTCTATGTCGGCTCGCATATCAGTTGGGGCCTGCAATTCGGCACGCTCGAAGCCCGGCCGGAATTCACGGCCTATTGGGACCGCCTGAAGGACCGCCCCGCCTATCTCAAGGCGAAGGCCCTCGACGACGAGGAGATGCACCGCCAGCTTGCCGCAGCGAAGGGCTGA